The proteins below are encoded in one region of Chelmon rostratus isolate fCheRos1 chromosome 21, fCheRos1.pri, whole genome shotgun sequence:
- the LOC121625193 gene encoding immune-associated nucleotide-binding protein 5-like, whose protein sequence is MECQCEKDNSEDAVTGLWLNGSSVQMGAFTVVGYLLYRFSQTLPALIRWPIRLFCSLTGLSALWSWVSRLVGTLRGIQSLFKWLSRIWRFFVGFSSKFKWLAAVIKAVTGSSRDGALESKIDPTSSSPSKPALRLILLGPAGGGRTSLAETLLGNSETRTPMGPQMESTKRRTVMDGSEVTVIDTPDLLGPSQGNNKRAREALRSLQLAGPGPHAFLLVIRAPGSSKGIDQDVAQAIQATVELFGDGAVGHIIPVLTHADHLGRRHTVDQMLDVDAGGLKKALSLCGQRPELVDNSPDCPAEVQGVTRRQLVGRVMEMKTLRGHFVHELQRREDRIREELLADMASALAGKLGHM, encoded by the exons ATGGAGTGTCAGTGTGAGAAGGACAACTCCGAGGATGCTGTTACAG GCTTGTGGCTGAACGGCAGCAGTGTCCAGATGGGAGCCTTTACTGTGGTGGGGTATCTTCTCTACAGATTCTCACAGA CACTCCCAGCTCTGATTCGATGGCCGATTCGTCTGTTCTGCTCTCTAACTG GTCTGTCAGCTCTTTGGAGCTGGGTGAGCCGCCTGGTGGGAACCCTTCGTG GAATCCAGAGCCTGTTTAAATGGCTGTCTCGAATTTGGCGGTTTTTCGTAG GATTTTCCTCCAAGTTCAAGTGGCTGgctgctgtcatcaaagcaGTCACAG GGTCATCCAGAGACGGAGCACTGGAATCAAAGATCGATCCGACCAGCAGCAGTCCCAGCAAACCAGCCCTGAGGCTGATCCTCCTGGGGCCTGCCGGTGGAGGACGGACCTCCCTGGCAGAGACTTTGTTAGGCAACAGTGAGACAAGGACACCCATGGGTCCCCAGATGGAGAGCACCAAGAGAAGGACAGTAATGGACGGTAGCGAGGTTACAGTGATTGACACACCAGATCTTTTGGGGCCTTCACAGGGGAACAATAAGAGAGCCAGGGAAGCTCTGAGGAGTCTTCAGCTCGCCGGTCCTGGACCACACGCCTTCCTGCTGGTGATCCGAGCTCCAGGGTCCAGCAAGGGGATCGACCAGGATGTGGCTCAGGCGATCCAAGCCACCGTTGAGCTGTTTGGAGACGGGGCCGTGGGACACATCATCCCAGTGCTCACCCATGCCGACCATCTGGGTCGACGACATACTGTCGATCAGATGCTGGATGTGGACGCTGGGGGTCTGAAAAAGGCTCTGTCTCTATGTGGCCAGAGGCCTGAGCTGGTAGACAACAGTCCAGACTGTCCCGCAGAGGTGCAGGGAGTGACACGCAGGCAGCTGGTGGGCCGTGTGATGGAGATGAAGACACTGAGGGGGCATTTCGTCCacgagctgcagaggagggaggaccGCATCAGGGAGGAGCTACTGGCTGACATGGCCTCTGCACTGGCTGGAAAACTGGGAcacatgtaa
- the xrcc6 gene encoding X-ray repair cross-complementing protein 6 isoform X2, whose protein sequence is MAEWTAYYKNEDEEEEQDEGEQTGGDYKLSGRDSLVFLVDASKEMFIKGEDGQPSNFDITMQAVRSVYTSKIISSYRDLVALVFYGTEQSKNPRNSFKHVYVYHDLDEPGAKRVQDVDALRGEKGAQLAAETMGSGETSLGDALWCCANLYNDIKLRLSHKRLMIFTCRDEPHGGDSAKDRQARTKASDLKETGGFDVSSFFRDIVSPPEDESELEMQLQPCDKLEDLKKRVNAKELKKRTLARLNLCLGEGVNVAVGIYATAVAARKPAPVKLYRETNEPVRSKTRTFHTQTGSLLLPSEIKKAQVYGKKQIVMERDEVDAIKRFEDPGLFLIGFKPMERLKIHHHIRPATFLYPEEDEVKGSACLFSALLTKCSERNVFALCRCVSRRNYPPRFVALVPQKEEVDEGKVQSAPPGFNVIYLPYADDLRTLDPPQCPSASQVQVDKMKEIVSKLRFKYRSEAFENPVLQQHFRNLEALALDMMAPEDTEDLIMPKVDQIDHRLGPLVQEFKDLVYPANYNPESKPAAKRKTADAGGRAEKKPKVEMPEDELRAHVQNGTLGKLTVPVLKEACKQFGVRTTGTKKQELIDALTAQLGP, encoded by the exons ATGGCAGAGTGGACCGCCTACTACAagaatgaggatgaggaggaagagcaagaTGAAGGAGAGCAAACTGGAG gaGATTACAAACTCTCAGGGAGAGACAGTTTGGTTTTCTTGGTTGATGCATCCAAGGAAATGTTCATCAAAGGAGAAGATGGACAGCCCTCTAACTTTGACATTACCATGCAG GCTGTGCGCAGCGTGTACACCAGTAAGATCATTAGTAGTTACAGGGACCTTGTGGCTTTAGTTTTCTACggcacagagcagagcaaaaaTCCCAGGAACTCCTTCAAGCATGTCTATGTCTACCACGACCTTGATGAGCCAG GTGCAAAGCGAGTGCAGGACGTGGATGCTCTGCGGGGGGAAAAAGGTGCCCAGCTAGCGGCAGAAACCATGGGCAGTGGGGAGACGTCGTTAGGCGATGCCCTGTGGTGTTGTGCCAACCTCTACAATGACATCAAGCTACGCCTGTCACACAAGCGCCTCATGATCTTCACCTGCAGGGATGAACCACACGGGGGCGACAGTGCAAAGGACCGACAGGCTCGCACCAAGGCCAGTGACCTCAAAGAGACCG GCGGCTTTGATGTCTCGTCCTTCTTTCGTGATATTGTAAGTCCTCCAGAGGATGAGAGCGAGTTGGAGATGCAGCTACAGCCTTGTGACAAACTGGAGGACCTCAAGAAGAGAGTGAATGCcaaggagctgaagaagagaaCCTTGGCCAG GTTAAACCTGTGTCTCGGTGAGGGTGTAAATGTAGCTGTGGGAATTTATGCAACAGCCGTGGCAGCTCGGAAACCGGCTCCCGTCAAACTTTACAGGGAAACCAATGAGCCGGTCCGCAGCAAAACCCGAACCTTCCACACCCAGACCGgcagcctgctgctgcccagtgaaataaagaaagcCCAG gtgtaTGGTAAGAAGCAGATTGTGATGGAGAGGGATGAGGTGGATGCCATCAAGAGGTTTGAAGATCCTGGACTGTTCCTGATCGGATTCAAACCGATGGAGAGGCTCAAAATTCACCACCATATCCGACCTGCTACCTTCCTCTATCCAGAGGAGGACGAGGTGAAAG GCAGTGCATGTCTGTTCTCCGCCTTGTTGACCAAGTGCAGCGAGAGGAACGTGTTCGCTCTGTGTCGCTGCGTCTCTCGCCGAAACTACCCGCCTCGATTTGTTGCCCTGGTGCCTCAGAAAGAGGAGGTCGATGAAGGGAAAGTACAGAGTGCCCCACCAG GTTTCAATGTCATCTACCTGCCATATGCCGACGACTTACGCACTCTGGATCCTCCCCAGTGCCCATCTGCCTCACAGGTACAGGTGGACAAGATGAAGGAGATTGTCTCCAAGCTGCGCTTCAAATACAG GAGTGAAGCTTTTGAGAATCCAGTCCTCCAGCAGCATTTCAGGAACTTGGAGGCCTTGGCCCTGGATATGATGGCTCCGGAGGATACCGAAGACCTCATCA tgcCAAAAGTGGACCAGATTGATCACCGTCTGGGTCCTTTGGTTCAGGAGTTTAAAGATCTTGTCTACCCTGCCAACTACAATCCTGAAAGCAAACCAGCTGCCAAACGCAAAACAG CTGATGCCGGAGGCAGAGCTGAGAAGAAGCCCAAAGTGGAGATGCCAGAAGACGAGTTGAGGGCCCACGTGCAAAACGGCACCCTGGGAAAGCTGACCGTGCCCGTGTTGAAGGAGGCCTGTAAGCAGTTTGGGGTTCGGACCACCGGGACCAAGAAGCAGGAGCTGATAGATGCTCTGACTGCCCAACTGGGCCCGTGA
- the xrcc6 gene encoding X-ray repair cross-complementing protein 6 isoform X1: MAEWTAYYKNEDEEEEQDEGEQTGGDYKLSGRDSLVFLVDASKEMFIKGEDGQPSNFDITMQAVRSVYTSKIISSYRDLVALVFYGTEQSKNPRNSFKHVYVYHDLDEPGAKRVQDVDALRGEKGAQLAAETMGSGETSLGDALWCCANLYNDIKLRLSHKRLMIFTCRDEPHGGDSAKDRQARTKASDLKETGVIIDLLHLMKPGGFDVSSFFRDIVSPPEDESELEMQLQPCDKLEDLKKRVNAKELKKRTLARLNLCLGEGVNVAVGIYATAVAARKPAPVKLYRETNEPVRSKTRTFHTQTGSLLLPSEIKKAQVYGKKQIVMERDEVDAIKRFEDPGLFLIGFKPMERLKIHHHIRPATFLYPEEDEVKGSACLFSALLTKCSERNVFALCRCVSRRNYPPRFVALVPQKEEVDEGKVQSAPPGFNVIYLPYADDLRTLDPPQCPSASQVQVDKMKEIVSKLRFKYRSEAFENPVLQQHFRNLEALALDMMAPEDTEDLIMPKVDQIDHRLGPLVQEFKDLVYPANYNPESKPAAKRKTADAGGRAEKKPKVEMPEDELRAHVQNGTLGKLTVPVLKEACKQFGVRTTGTKKQELIDALTAQLGP, encoded by the exons ATGGCAGAGTGGACCGCCTACTACAagaatgaggatgaggaggaagagcaagaTGAAGGAGAGCAAACTGGAG gaGATTACAAACTCTCAGGGAGAGACAGTTTGGTTTTCTTGGTTGATGCATCCAAGGAAATGTTCATCAAAGGAGAAGATGGACAGCCCTCTAACTTTGACATTACCATGCAG GCTGTGCGCAGCGTGTACACCAGTAAGATCATTAGTAGTTACAGGGACCTTGTGGCTTTAGTTTTCTACggcacagagcagagcaaaaaTCCCAGGAACTCCTTCAAGCATGTCTATGTCTACCACGACCTTGATGAGCCAG GTGCAAAGCGAGTGCAGGACGTGGATGCTCTGCGGGGGGAAAAAGGTGCCCAGCTAGCGGCAGAAACCATGGGCAGTGGGGAGACGTCGTTAGGCGATGCCCTGTGGTGTTGTGCCAACCTCTACAATGACATCAAGCTACGCCTGTCACACAAGCGCCTCATGATCTTCACCTGCAGGGATGAACCACACGGGGGCGACAGTGCAAAGGACCGACAGGCTCGCACCAAGGCCAGTGACCTCAAAGAGACCG GTGTCATCATTGATTTATTGCATCTGATGAAACCAGGCGGCTTTGATGTCTCGTCCTTCTTTCGTGATATTGTAAGTCCTCCAGAGGATGAGAGCGAGTTGGAGATGCAGCTACAGCCTTGTGACAAACTGGAGGACCTCAAGAAGAGAGTGAATGCcaaggagctgaagaagagaaCCTTGGCCAG GTTAAACCTGTGTCTCGGTGAGGGTGTAAATGTAGCTGTGGGAATTTATGCAACAGCCGTGGCAGCTCGGAAACCGGCTCCCGTCAAACTTTACAGGGAAACCAATGAGCCGGTCCGCAGCAAAACCCGAACCTTCCACACCCAGACCGgcagcctgctgctgcccagtgaaataaagaaagcCCAG gtgtaTGGTAAGAAGCAGATTGTGATGGAGAGGGATGAGGTGGATGCCATCAAGAGGTTTGAAGATCCTGGACTGTTCCTGATCGGATTCAAACCGATGGAGAGGCTCAAAATTCACCACCATATCCGACCTGCTACCTTCCTCTATCCAGAGGAGGACGAGGTGAAAG GCAGTGCATGTCTGTTCTCCGCCTTGTTGACCAAGTGCAGCGAGAGGAACGTGTTCGCTCTGTGTCGCTGCGTCTCTCGCCGAAACTACCCGCCTCGATTTGTTGCCCTGGTGCCTCAGAAAGAGGAGGTCGATGAAGGGAAAGTACAGAGTGCCCCACCAG GTTTCAATGTCATCTACCTGCCATATGCCGACGACTTACGCACTCTGGATCCTCCCCAGTGCCCATCTGCCTCACAGGTACAGGTGGACAAGATGAAGGAGATTGTCTCCAAGCTGCGCTTCAAATACAG GAGTGAAGCTTTTGAGAATCCAGTCCTCCAGCAGCATTTCAGGAACTTGGAGGCCTTGGCCCTGGATATGATGGCTCCGGAGGATACCGAAGACCTCATCA tgcCAAAAGTGGACCAGATTGATCACCGTCTGGGTCCTTTGGTTCAGGAGTTTAAAGATCTTGTCTACCCTGCCAACTACAATCCTGAAAGCAAACCAGCTGCCAAACGCAAAACAG CTGATGCCGGAGGCAGAGCTGAGAAGAAGCCCAAAGTGGAGATGCCAGAAGACGAGTTGAGGGCCCACGTGCAAAACGGCACCCTGGGAAAGCTGACCGTGCCCGTGTTGAAGGAGGCCTGTAAGCAGTTTGGGGTTCGGACCACCGGGACCAAGAAGCAGGAGCTGATAGATGCTCTGACTGCCCAACTGGGCCCGTGA
- the desi1b gene encoding desumoylating isopeptidase 1b, giving the protein MDQTDSYPVKLYIYDLSRGMARQLSPVMLGKQLDGIWHTAIVVHGKEFFFVGEGINSCSPGGTPLGQPNSIVDLGSTEVPAEIFMDYLTSLSESTYGSDKYNLFEHNCNVFSNEVAQFLTGKKIPSYITDLPSEVLSTPFGQALRPLLDSIIINPGGNNITGQR; this is encoded by the exons ATGGACCAAACTGACTCTTATCCAGTGAAATTGTACATTTACGACCTGTCCAGAGGCATGGCCCGCCAGCTGAGCCCTGTCATGCTAG GGAAACAGCTTGACGGAATATG GCACACTGCTATTGTGGTCCATGGAAAGGAGTTCTTCTTTGTAGGAGAAGGCATCAACAGTTGTTCCCCT GGTGGCACCCCCTTGGGTCAGCCAAACTCCATTGTGGACCTCGGCTCCACAGAGGTGCCTGCAGAGATCTTCATGGATTACCTGACGTCACTTTCGGAGTCCACATACGG AAGTGACAAGTACAACCTGTTTGAGCACAACTGCAATGTTTTTAGCAACGAGGTGGCACAGTTCCTCACGGGTAAAAAGATCCCATCGTACATCACTGACCTTCCATCTGAAGTGCTATCCAC gCCTTTTGGCCAGGCTCTCCGTCCTTTACTGGATTCCATCATCATAAACCCTGGAGGGAACAACATAACTGGACAGCGATAG